One Candidatus Korarchaeum sp. DNA segment encodes these proteins:
- a CDS encoding winged helix-turn-helix transcriptional regulator has product MPCSRRSAPKKEEKPTKEVKEEVKLDELSKKILDAMKKIGKPAKCSDIAKELGIPVQQVTGKMRSLVKGGFVKKGEGGTYNLA; this is encoded by the coding sequence ATGCCCTGCAGCAGGAGGTCCGCCCCTAAGAAGGAGGAGAAACCGACTAAGGAGGTAAAGGAGGAAGTAAAACTCGATGAACTATCAAAGAAGATATTAGATGCCATGAAAAAGATAGGAAAACCTGCTAAGTGCAGTGATATAGCGAAGGAGCTGGGGATTCCCGTGCAGCAGGTAACGGGCAAGATGAGGTCCCTCGTGAAGGGCGGCTTCGTGAAGAAGGGAGAGGGAGGTACTTACAACCTAGCGTAG
- a CDS encoding 3-hydroxyacyl-CoA dehydrogenase/enoyl-CoA hydratase family protein, protein MRLVRRIAVLGAGTMGHGIAQVAAMAGYEVRIRDISEDFVQSGINRIRASLSKFVEKGKLSAEDMEKILSRISGTVDLELAVRDADFIIEAVPEVFSIKAEIFKEIDKIAPPHTIFATNTSSLPVSELASATGRPDRFVGMHFFNPPQLMRLVEVVRGERTSEETVRKTIELAKSMGKEPVLVKKDVPGFIVNRILVRWLNEACLISERGGFDISLIDSALKGKVGLPMGAFELSDYIGLDVMRDIIEAMVRRGFELTPCSRWSELPSKGMLGAKSGRGFYDWSKGRPQISPNPDAEFDPIEVLCMAINEAAWLVRNGVASVEEVDKAVVLGLNFPKGPLRMADEYGLDRVRDAIEGKARKFGLPEYEVDPLLIDKVSRGELGVKSGRGFYDYGVRRLEFGPVIYRETPPIAWIILNRPEKLNVLDSEMVAGILSSLREARRDEVKVVVITGEGRAFCAGADVKGFKGMSAIEAFEFSRELNRAFREIWEFPKPVIAMINGFALGGGLELAMACDLRIASDKAQLGQPEITLGIITGGGGSFRLPELVGLARAKELLFTGEVVGAEEALRMGLVNRVVDHERLEEETRKLAIKIAERPPKAIEIYKALFNGQRYDMESLAFGLVFSTEDSKEGINAFLEKRKAEFKGS, encoded by the coding sequence ATGCGCTTGGTCAGGAGGATAGCCGTTTTAGGAGCAGGGACCATGGGTCACGGTATAGCGCAGGTAGCCGCGATGGCAGGATATGAGGTAAGGATTAGAGACATATCTGAGGATTTCGTCCAGAGCGGAATCAATAGGATAAGGGCTAGCTTGAGTAAGTTCGTCGAGAAGGGGAAGCTTAGCGCGGAGGATATGGAGAAAATCCTGAGCAGGATATCCGGGACGGTGGATCTGGAGTTAGCTGTTAGGGATGCTGACTTCATTATAGAAGCTGTTCCGGAGGTCTTCAGCATAAAGGCGGAGATATTCAAGGAGATAGATAAAATAGCGCCCCCTCATACGATATTCGCGACTAACACGAGTAGCTTGCCCGTATCGGAACTAGCCTCCGCTACGGGGAGGCCCGATAGGTTCGTGGGGATGCACTTCTTCAACCCCCCTCAGCTCATGAGGCTCGTCGAGGTAGTTAGGGGAGAGCGCACATCCGAGGAGACCGTCAGGAAGACAATAGAACTAGCTAAATCGATGGGGAAGGAACCTGTCTTAGTTAAGAAGGACGTTCCAGGTTTCATCGTCAATAGGATACTAGTTAGGTGGCTTAACGAAGCTTGCTTGATCTCCGAGAGGGGAGGGTTCGACATAAGCCTAATTGACTCGGCCCTGAAGGGCAAGGTCGGCCTACCGATGGGGGCCTTCGAGCTCTCGGATTACATAGGCTTGGACGTCATGAGGGACATCATAGAGGCCATGGTGAGGAGGGGCTTCGAGCTCACGCCCTGCTCGAGGTGGTCCGAGCTCCCCAGTAAGGGTATGCTGGGAGCGAAGAGCGGCCGGGGGTTCTACGATTGGAGTAAGGGGAGGCCTCAGATATCCCCAAACCCTGATGCTGAGTTCGATCCGATTGAGGTCCTATGTATGGCTATAAACGAAGCGGCTTGGCTCGTGAGGAACGGTGTCGCATCCGTTGAGGAGGTAGATAAGGCTGTAGTGCTCGGATTGAACTTCCCCAAGGGTCCTCTGAGGATGGCTGACGAATACGGGCTGGATAGAGTGAGGGATGCGATAGAGGGCAAAGCTAGGAAGTTCGGTCTCCCTGAGTATGAGGTGGATCCCCTCCTGATCGATAAGGTGAGCAGGGGCGAGCTAGGGGTGAAGTCCGGTAGGGGGTTCTACGACTACGGGGTAAGGCGGCTTGAGTTCGGCCCTGTTATCTACAGGGAAACCCCTCCCATCGCTTGGATAATATTGAACAGACCTGAGAAACTGAACGTTCTCGATAGCGAGATGGTGGCGGGCATACTCTCCTCCCTGAGGGAGGCCAGGAGGGATGAGGTCAAGGTGGTCGTGATAACGGGCGAGGGGAGGGCCTTCTGCGCGGGAGCGGACGTCAAGGGGTTTAAGGGGATGAGTGCTATAGAGGCTTTTGAATTCTCAAGAGAGCTAAACAGAGCTTTTAGGGAGATATGGGAATTTCCAAAGCCTGTGATAGCGATGATAAATGGTTTTGCTCTTGGAGGAGGTCTGGAACTCGCTATGGCTTGCGATTTGAGGATAGCGAGCGATAAGGCTCAGCTAGGCCAACCCGAGATAACTCTGGGTATAATAACGGGTGGAGGGGGGTCCTTCAGGCTCCCAGAACTCGTGGGTTTGGCGAGGGCCAAGGAGCTCCTGTTCACCGGAGAGGTAGTGGGAGCTGAGGAGGCCCTCCGCATGGGATTAGTTAACAGGGTGGTGGATCACGAGAGACTAGAGGAGGAGACGAGGAAATTAGCTATTAAGATAGCGGAGAGACCTCCGAAGGCCATAGAGATTTACAAAGCTCTTTTCAATGGCCAGAGGTATGATATGGAATCTCTAGCGTTCGGACTGGTCTTCTCGACTGAGGACTCTAAGGAAGGGATAAACGCCTTCTTAGAGAAGAGGAAAGCTGAGTTCAAGGGAAGCTGA
- a CDS encoding PRC-barrel domain-containing protein — MARKISELYEMQVYSIDGAFLGVTEDFTFDDVEGKLVEIEVSTGRRGEKRRISYDSVKACKDIYIVEI, encoded by the coding sequence TTGGCTAGGAAGATATCTGAGCTCTATGAGATGCAGGTTTACTCCATCGACGGAGCCTTCCTGGGAGTCACGGAGGACTTCACGTTCGATGACGTCGAGGGGAAGTTGGTCGAGATAGAGGTCAGCACGGGTAGGAGGGGGGAGAAGAGGAGGATCTCCTACGATTCGGTGAAGGCCTGCAAGGACATCTACATAGTGGAGATATGA